Proteins from a genomic interval of Arvicola amphibius chromosome 10, mArvAmp1.2, whole genome shotgun sequence:
- the Trafd1 gene encoding TRAF-type zinc finger domain-containing protein 1: MAEFPDDQAARLCDNCKKEIPVFNFTIHEIHCQRNIGVCPVCKEPFPKSDMDIHMATEHCQVTCKCNKKLEKRYLKQHTETECPLRLAVCQHCDLELSVLKLKEHEDYCGARTELCGSCGRNVLVKELKTHPEVCGRVEEEKRNEAAVPPDASDESWSQDGIWIASQLLRQIEALDPPLRLPGRPLRAFELDPFHSRTVSQRNTTAHFPVQNNLVEEQERQERNRSQQLPRESAENNAHLDFMLALSLQNEGQASSMAEQGFWGSVPEADPAHGGSISLGDIKGAADETLLPCEFCEELYPEELLIDHQTSCNPSHALRSLNTGSSSVRGTEDPSVIFQNFLQQATSNQLDTLMGLSNTAAVEDSIIIPCEFCGVQLEEEVLFHHQEQCDQRPATANYHAMEGIPTQDSQPENTSPELPRRRIKHQGELSSGYMNDVKQEAAKGSTYSLSPSRTMNNVTPCNPLLNSASGSRSECQPSPPHVLKLNNSDSQDIRGRNRGSQNGPVTSRHAPVHSIRNLYPENLAPSFPQGPPGRYGASGRSEGGQSSRVAPAAASYHSRSPKAKPPKQQEAGDAEEEEE, encoded by the exons ATGGCTGAGTTTCCAGATGACCAGGCTGCTCGGCTGTGTGACAACTG CAAAAAGGAAATTCCTGTGTTTAATTTTACCATCCATGAAATCCACTGTCAAAGGAACATTGGTGTGTGCCCTGTCTGCAAGGAACCATTCCCCAAATCTGACATGGACATTCACATGGCCACAGAGCACTGTCAG GTGACATGCAAATGTAACAAGAAGTTGGAGAAGAGGTACTTAAAGCAGCATACG GAAACTGAGTGTCCTCTGCGACTTGCTGTCTGCCAGCACTGTGATCTGGAGCTTTCTGTTCTCAAGCTAAAGGAGCATGAAGATTACTGTGGCGCCAGGACAGAGCTGTGTGGCAGCTGTGGGCGCAATGTGCTTGTGAAAGAGCTGAAGACTCACCCTGAAGTCtgtgggagagtggaggaggagaagaggaatgaGGCTGCCGTCCCTCCTGACGCCTCTGATGAGTCTTGGAGTCAGGATGGAATCTGGATTGCATCCCAGCTCCTCAGACAAATTGAGGCCCTGGACCCTCCCCTGAGACTCCCTGGAAGGCCCCTGAGAGCCTTTGAGTTGGACCCTTTCCACAGTAGGACTGTCAGCCAGAGGAACACAACAGCTCATTTTCCAGTTCAGAATAATCTGG TTGAAGAACaagaaaggcaggaaaggaaTCGAAGCCAGCAGTTGCCAAGAGAGAGTGCAGAAAATAATGCACACTTGGACTTCATGTTGGCACTGAGTCTGCAGAATGAGGGACAGGCCTCCAGCATGGCAGAACAGGGCTTCTGGGGGTCTGTGCCTGAGGCAGATCCAGCACATGGTGGGTCCATTTCTCTGGGTGATATAAAGG GTGCGGCTGACGAGACTCTGCTGCCCTGTGAGTTCTGTGAGGAGCTGTACCCAGAGGAACTGCTCATTGACCATCAG ACAAGCTGCAACCCTTCACATGCCTTACGTTCACTCAATACTGGCAGCTCTTCCGTCAGGGGGACAGAGGATCCTAGTGTCATCTTCCAGAACTTTCTACAGCAGGCAACAAGTAACCAGTTAGACACTTTAATGGGCCTGAGCAACACAGCTGCTGTGGAAGACAGCATTATCATCCCCTGTGAGTTCTGTGGGGTACAGCTGGAAGAGGAGGTGCTGTTCCATCATCAG gagCAGTGTGACCAACGCCCAGCCACAGCAAACTACCATGCAATGGAGGGCATCCCTACACAGGATTCCCAGCCTGAAAACACTTCACCAGAGCTGCCCAGGAGGAGGATCAAACACCAGG GAGAACTGTCTTCAGGCTACATGAATGATGTCAAGCAGGAAGCAGCAAAAGGCTCCACCTACTCACTGTCTCCCAGCAGAACCATGAACAACGTGACTCCCTGCAACCCACTGCTGAACTCAGCATCAGGCTCCAGGTCTGAGTGCCAGCCTAGCCCTCCTCATGTGCTGAAGCTCAACAACTCAGACAGCCAGGACATTCGAGGGCGGAATCGAGGCAGCCAGAATGGGCCTGTAACATCTCGGCATGCCCCAGTCCACTCTATTCGAAATCTCTATCCAGAAAACCTTGCGCCCTCTTTTCCTCAGGGGCCCCCTGGGAGATATGGAGCCAG TGGGAGGAGTGAAGGTGGTCAGAGCTCTCGGGTCGCCCCTGCAGCTGCCAGCTACCACAGCAGATCCCCAAAG GCAAAGCCTCCGAAGCAACAGGAAGCAGGGgatgcagaggaggaagaggagtaa